AGGGCGATGTCGTCGGCGACGTCCGGGACCGTCTCGAGTGGCTCGGGCAGCCACGGGCCGACGTACGACTCGCGCTGCCGCGACAGCGTGCGCAGGCGGTTGAGGGCGAGGCGCGTGGCGATCCGGACGAGGTAGGCGCGCGGCTCCCGGACGTCCTCGCGGTCGTCCGCGCTCCAGCGCAGCCATGCCTCCTGCACCACGTCCTCGGCGTCCGCGGCCGAGCCGAGCATCTCGTAGGCCACGGTGAACAGCAGCGGGCGGTGCGCCGTGAACTCGGCGAGGACGTCGGTCACCGCGCGTCCGCCAGGGGCAGCTCGCACACGTCGCTGAAGCCCTGGCTGGCCAGGCCCGCGGCGGAGTTGAAGCGCGATCGTTGGTTCTCCACGGCCACCATCATGGTCAGTTCCACCAGCGCTTTGTCACCCAAAGCGTCGCGCAGGCCCGCGACCTGATCGTCCGTCACGGTCGGCGGCGTGGCCGTCATCGCCTCCGCGTAGGCCATGACCTCGCGCTCGAGGGGTGTGAACACGTCCGAGTCCCGCCAGCGCGGCACCTCACGCACCTTGCCCTCGTCGAGGCCCTCGCCGTGGGCGACGTAGTACCCGAAGTCCAGGCACCAGCTGCACCCGATGCTGGCGGCCGACGCCATCACCGCGAACGTCTTCAGGTGCGGGTCGAGGGCGTTCCACGTGCTCACCCGCCGCTCCCACGCCAGGACGGCGCGCAGCAGCTTCGTGTGGTGCCACATCACGGGAACGATGTCGGGGACGCGTCCGTACATGCGCCGGGTGGCCGCCGCGACGGCACGGGCCGCCGGCGAGGTCATGGGCGCGGCGGGGATGCGGAACGAGCTGGTCATGACGTCTCCTTCGTCGGACCTCGGGCGAGGTCGTTTCGACATGGAGACACCGGCCGTGCCCGTTCCGTGACACGTGACGCAGGATGGCCCCATGACGTCCTCGCCCCAGCCGCGCTGGTTCACCGACACCCAGCCCGGCCACTCGCAGTGGTTCATCGAGCGCTTCCGCACCCTCGAGGCCGAGGGGGCCGACCTGCTCGGCGAGGCCCGGTTCGCCGACATGATGGCCCAACGGGGATCGCGCATCCTCGACGCGGGCTGTGGCGCGGGACGGATGGCCGCGGCGCTGCACGCCGCCGGCCACCAGGCCTACGGGGTCGACGTCGACCCCGAGCTGATCGCCGCCGCCGAGACCGACCACCCGGGCCCGACCTACGGCGTCGTCGACCTGAGCGAGCTGACCCTCGCGGACGTCGGCGGAGCACCGATGGACCTCGTGATCTCCGCCGGGAACGTCATGGTCTTCCTCGCGCCCGGGACGGAGCTGCGGGTCCTCGAGCGGCTCTGCGCCGTCACCCGCGAGGGCGGTCGCGTGGTCCTGGGCTTCCGGCGCGAGGCGTCCTACCCCTTCGAGCAGTACGACGCCCACCTCGCCGACCTCGCCGAGCGCGGGGTCGCCCGGGTCGAGCACCGCTTCTCGACGTGGCACCTCGATCCGTTCGAGGAGGGCTCCGACTTCGCCGTCACCGTCCTGAGGCGCGGGTCGGCGCCATTGGACGTAGCGTGAGGGAAACCCACCTCGAAGGAGTCACCTGATGAAGCTGAGCCACGTCCCGCTGCGACTCGCCACCGGCGCATTCATCCTCAACAGCGGACTGTCCAAGCGGAACCTGCCTCCCGAGGCGGCCGAGGGACTCCAGGGCATGGCCGCCAACGGCGTTCCGCAGGTGAAGAGCATGGACCCGCAGACGTTCGGCAAGGCGCTCAGCGCCGGCGAGATCGCCCTCGGCGCCGCCCTGCTCACCCCGTTCGTCCCCGCGACCATGGCCGGTGCCGCGCTGACCGCGTTCGGTGGCGGCCTCGTCAAGATGTACCTGAACACCCCGGGCATGACCGCCGAGGGCTCGAGCTTCCGCCCGAGCCAGGACGGCACCGCCCTGGCGAAGGACATCTGGCTCGTCGGCGCGGGTCTGAGCCTGCTG
Above is a window of Aeromicrobium senzhongii DNA encoding:
- a CDS encoding carboxymuconolactone decarboxylase family protein; this encodes MTSSFRIPAAPMTSPAARAVAAATRRMYGRVPDIVPVMWHHTKLLRAVLAWERRVSTWNALDPHLKTFAVMASAASIGCSWCLDFGYYVAHGEGLDEGKVREVPRWRDSDVFTPLEREVMAYAEAMTATPPTVTDDQVAGLRDALGDKALVELTMMVAVENQRSRFNSAAGLASQGFSDVCELPLADAR
- a CDS encoding class I SAM-dependent methyltransferase, producing the protein MTSSPQPRWFTDTQPGHSQWFIERFRTLEAEGADLLGEARFADMMAQRGSRILDAGCGAGRMAAALHAAGHQAYGVDVDPELIAAAETDHPGPTYGVVDLSELTLADVGGAPMDLVISAGNVMVFLAPGTELRVLERLCAVTREGGRVVLGFRREASYPFEQYDAHLADLAERGVARVEHRFSTWHLDPFEEGSDFAVTVLRRGSAPLDVA